The Archocentrus centrarchus isolate MPI-CPG fArcCen1 chromosome 7, fArcCen1, whole genome shotgun sequence genome window below encodes:
- the LOC115783278 gene encoding uncharacterized protein LOC115783278 — MNIHGLFFSCCFFSVLCNGEPARAETVIQAEGGSVTVECSFSFSGRTKFLCKDKCEDVLIETEASTAQRGRYSIRYKEGTFPVSSTVLRVSVTQLAKSDSGRYSCGLKRPFLPDSHQEFELRVTDALKSFPETVKQVEPQRTDEAAQGLEFKGHLLPLIVCVVVLFAAVMLLFYKWMRIKNPDGLTTRKLSVSRDISRNMEVN, encoded by the exons ATGAATATCCATGGTCTTTTCTtctcctgctgcttcttctcaG TGCTGTGTAACGGTGAGCCTGCCAGGGCAGAAACAGTCATTCAGGCAGAAGGAGGCAGTGTCACAGTGGAGtgctccttctctttctctggaAGAACAAAGTTTCTCTGTAAGGACAAATGTGAAGACGTTCTCATTGAAACCGAAGCCAGCACAGCTCAGAGGGGCAGATACAGCATCAGGTACAAAGAGGGAACTTTTCCGGTGTCGTCGACAGTTCTGCGCGTGAGCGTCACACAGCTGGCAAAGTCTGACTCTGGACGATACTCGTGTGGTTTGAAACGGCCTTTCTTACCGGATTCCCATCAGGAGTTTGAACTCAGAGTCACAGATG cCCTGAAGAGTTTCCCTGAGACAGTGAAGCAGGTCGAACCGCAGCGGACCGACGAAGCAGCTCAAGGTCTCGAGTTCAAAG GTCACCTCCTGCCTCTGATTGTATGTGTGGTTGTGCTGTTTGCAGCTGTCATGCTGCTCTTCTATAAATGGATGCGAATAAAGAATCCTGATG GTTTGACCACCAGGAAACTGTCAGTCAGCAGGGACATAAGCAGAAACATGGAGGTGAATTAA